The following coding sequences lie in one Rutidosis leptorrhynchoides isolate AG116_Rl617_1_P2 chromosome 6, CSIRO_AGI_Rlap_v1, whole genome shotgun sequence genomic window:
- the LOC139852100 gene encoding protein DWD HYPERSENSITIVE TO UV-B 1-like isoform X1, translating to MAIDIQTLKHRYIDSCKDWNTVPNKAVFSAFVKVHFIVLIGAEVNKLENEESSFSIFLDDLEGVDFHPLYNVFVLIDMSEIDAVDILQKSSCSLDADSVLLLLHAVHHKLRVVDLQDRTFGKDFLLGLSSGGLACQVLHLKFSHFRKVNMTGKFMQMRTLNLDFSASLTSFGKDCFSCTPNLKCLSLCATKISNLWTTSASLAKLPSLTELRFQSCLCRDDTKACPRSFGAKPDENTSYSPTQETAEEHTYAYPNDEDELINLFLIGTYNNSVHGTVNEYDDSTDSEVDFSDTLPGNSLLEDFSWNGLLDLRNEIFPRGSEEDADESWAMSRPISRVSRRKHRFDHPSPICYEKHYRDYMIASFPNLKILDNQPIRRAEKDRAAVVYSDNFEHLPYKRTNKESIVSILKNREIKAAKNTTSYTRSVGASRVGCAVFPSLRPLSIKSSTMPRVDVGTTSFRPRQFEYHPCNSNLMVIGTLDGEVVVVNHESEKIVGYISSHGATNSVLGLCWLKKYPSKLIAGSDNGVLKLYDIQHTPSTAVTFDGFDQLTSVHVNSLDELFLASGYSNDVALYDISTGQRLQRFSNMHQEHINVVKFANHSPSMFATSSFDHDVKMWDLRQKPIHPCYTVSSFRGNVMVCFSPDDHYLLVSAVDNEVKQLLAVDGRLHLDFGIAPTRSSQNYTRSYYMNGGDYILSGSCDENVVRICCAQTGRRLRDISLEGKSSGSSMFVQSLRGDPFRDFNLSVLAAYYPSSRPEIVKINMLSSKDADKDSLSDEHLHAAQGLSGA from the exons ATGGCAATCGATATCCAAACCCTAAAACACAG GTATATTGATTCTTGCAAGGATTGGAATACTGTCCCTAATAAAGCAGTTTTTTCAGCTTTCGTTAAGGTTCACTTCATCGTATTGATTGGC GCTGAGGTTAATAAGCTGGAGAATGAAGAGTCTAGCTTTTCTATCTTTTTGGATGACTTAGAAGGTGTCGATTTCCATCCACTTTATAACGTGTTTGTCCTAATTGACATGTCAGAGATAGATGCAGTTGATATTCTTCAAAAGTCGTCATGCTCTTTGGATGCCGATTCTGTTTTATTATTATTGCATGCCGTACACCACAAACTCCGTGTTGTGGACCTCCAAGACAGAACCTTTGGCAAAGATTTCTTATT GGGGCTTTCATCGGGAGGTTTGGCATGCCAAGTTTTACATTTAAAGTTTTCACATTTTCGGAAGGTCAATATGACTGGGAAATTTATGCAGATGCGTACGCTTAATCTTGATTTTAGTGCATCACTAACTAGCTTTGGGAAAGATTGTTTTTCTTGTACGCCAAATCTCAAGTGTTTATCTTTATGTgcaacaaaaatatccaatctatGGACCACGAGTGCGTCACTTGCAAAACTCCCATCTTTGACCGAACTTCGTTTTCAAAGCTGCTTATGCCGTGATGACACAAAGGCTTGTCCTCGATCTTTTGGGGCAAAACCAGATGAGAACACTAGTTACAGTCCTACTCAAGAAACTGCCGAAGAACATACATATGCATATCCCAACGATGAAGATGAACTTATAAATTTGTTTCTGATAGGTACCTATAATAATTCAGTTCACGGAACTGTAAATGAATACGATGATTCAACAGATAGTGAAGTTGACTTCTCAGATACTCTTCCTGGCAACAGTTTGTTGGAAGATTTCTCTTGGAATGGCTTACTTGATCTTCGTAATGAG aTCTTTCCTAGGGGATCAGAAGAAGATGCAGATGAGTCGTGGGCGATGTCAAGACCCATCTCACGTGTTTCGCGAAGAAAGCATCGTTTTGATCACCCATCACCAATATGCTATGAGAAACATTACAGAGACTACATGATAGCTTCATTCCCCAATCTTAAAATCCTGGATAACCAGCCAATCAGAAGGGCTGAAAAAGATCGAGCTGCTGTAGTCTATTCAGATAACTTTGAGCATCTACCATATAAAAGAACAAATAAAGAGAGCATTGTTAGTATCCTTAAAAACCGTGAGATTAAAGCAGCAAAAAATACTACTAGTTATACCAGATCAGTTGGTGCTTCTAGAGTTGGGTGTGCGGTGTTCCCATCCTTACGTCCCCTTTCGATAAAGTCCAGCACCATGCCAAGAGTTGATGTTGGTACAACCTCCTTTCGTCCCAGACAATTTGAATATCATCCTTGTAATTCAAATCTCATGGTTATCGGAACTTTGGATGGTGAAGTTGTTGTCGTTAACCATGAAAGTGAGAAGATTGTTGGGTACATCTCGTCACATGGAGCAACGAATAGCGTTCTAGGATTATGTTGGCTTAAAAAGTATCCTTCTAAG CTTATTGCTGGGTCGGATAATGGTGTGCTCAAACTGTATGATATTCAGCATACGCCTTCAACGGCTGTTACCTTTGATGGGTTTGACCAATTGACCTCTGTGCATGTCAACTCGTTGGACGAACTATTTCTTGCCAGTGGGTATTCAAACGATGTTGCTTTGTATGACATCAGCACAGGTCAGCGCCTGCAGAGGTTCAGCAACATGCACCAGGAGCACATTAATGTTGTTAAATTTGCAAACCATTCGCCATCTATGTTTGCTACATCATCCTTTGATCATGATGTAAAGATGTGGGACTTAAGACAAAAGCCAATTCATCCGTGTTACACAGTTTCCAGTTTTCGGGGAAACGTAATGGTCTGCTTTTCTCCAGATGATCATTATCTTCTTGTATCAGCTGTTGACAATGAG GTGAAACAGCTGCTTGCTGTTGATGGAAGGCTTCACCTAGACTTTGGAATAGCCCCAACGAGAAGCTCACAGAACTATACACGTTCTTATTACATGAATGGGGGGGATTATATATTAAGTGGAAGTTGTGATGAAAATGTTGTAAGAATTTGTTGTGCTCAAACAGGAAGGCGACTCAGGGATATATCATTAGAG GGAAAAAGTTCTGGTTCCTCGATGTTTGTTCAGTCTTTGAGGGGGGATCCGTTTCGA GATTTCAACTTGAGTGTGTTAGCAGCCTACTATCCAAGCTCAAGACCAGAAATCGtcaag ATCAACATGTTGTCGTCGAAAGATGCTGATAAAGATTCCTTGAGTGATGAACATTTACATGCAGCACAGGGTTTGTCAGGAGCTTGA
- the LOC139852100 gene encoding protein DWD HYPERSENSITIVE TO UV-B 1-like isoform X2 has protein sequence MAIDIQTLKHRYIDSCKDWNTVPNKAVFSAFVKAEVNKLENEESSFSIFLDDLEGVDFHPLYNVFVLIDMSEIDAVDILQKSSCSLDADSVLLLLHAVHHKLRVVDLQDRTFGKDFLLGLSSGGLACQVLHLKFSHFRKVNMTGKFMQMRTLNLDFSASLTSFGKDCFSCTPNLKCLSLCATKISNLWTTSASLAKLPSLTELRFQSCLCRDDTKACPRSFGAKPDENTSYSPTQETAEEHTYAYPNDEDELINLFLIGTYNNSVHGTVNEYDDSTDSEVDFSDTLPGNSLLEDFSWNGLLDLRNEIFPRGSEEDADESWAMSRPISRVSRRKHRFDHPSPICYEKHYRDYMIASFPNLKILDNQPIRRAEKDRAAVVYSDNFEHLPYKRTNKESIVSILKNREIKAAKNTTSYTRSVGASRVGCAVFPSLRPLSIKSSTMPRVDVGTTSFRPRQFEYHPCNSNLMVIGTLDGEVVVVNHESEKIVGYISSHGATNSVLGLCWLKKYPSKLIAGSDNGVLKLYDIQHTPSTAVTFDGFDQLTSVHVNSLDELFLASGYSNDVALYDISTGQRLQRFSNMHQEHINVVKFANHSPSMFATSSFDHDVKMWDLRQKPIHPCYTVSSFRGNVMVCFSPDDHYLLVSAVDNEVKQLLAVDGRLHLDFGIAPTRSSQNYTRSYYMNGGDYILSGSCDENVVRICCAQTGRRLRDISLEGKSSGSSMFVQSLRGDPFRDFNLSVLAAYYPSSRPEIVKINMLSSKDADKDSLSDEHLHAAQGLSGA, from the exons ATGGCAATCGATATCCAAACCCTAAAACACAG GTATATTGATTCTTGCAAGGATTGGAATACTGTCCCTAATAAAGCAGTTTTTTCAGCTTTCGTTAAG GCTGAGGTTAATAAGCTGGAGAATGAAGAGTCTAGCTTTTCTATCTTTTTGGATGACTTAGAAGGTGTCGATTTCCATCCACTTTATAACGTGTTTGTCCTAATTGACATGTCAGAGATAGATGCAGTTGATATTCTTCAAAAGTCGTCATGCTCTTTGGATGCCGATTCTGTTTTATTATTATTGCATGCCGTACACCACAAACTCCGTGTTGTGGACCTCCAAGACAGAACCTTTGGCAAAGATTTCTTATT GGGGCTTTCATCGGGAGGTTTGGCATGCCAAGTTTTACATTTAAAGTTTTCACATTTTCGGAAGGTCAATATGACTGGGAAATTTATGCAGATGCGTACGCTTAATCTTGATTTTAGTGCATCACTAACTAGCTTTGGGAAAGATTGTTTTTCTTGTACGCCAAATCTCAAGTGTTTATCTTTATGTgcaacaaaaatatccaatctatGGACCACGAGTGCGTCACTTGCAAAACTCCCATCTTTGACCGAACTTCGTTTTCAAAGCTGCTTATGCCGTGATGACACAAAGGCTTGTCCTCGATCTTTTGGGGCAAAACCAGATGAGAACACTAGTTACAGTCCTACTCAAGAAACTGCCGAAGAACATACATATGCATATCCCAACGATGAAGATGAACTTATAAATTTGTTTCTGATAGGTACCTATAATAATTCAGTTCACGGAACTGTAAATGAATACGATGATTCAACAGATAGTGAAGTTGACTTCTCAGATACTCTTCCTGGCAACAGTTTGTTGGAAGATTTCTCTTGGAATGGCTTACTTGATCTTCGTAATGAG aTCTTTCCTAGGGGATCAGAAGAAGATGCAGATGAGTCGTGGGCGATGTCAAGACCCATCTCACGTGTTTCGCGAAGAAAGCATCGTTTTGATCACCCATCACCAATATGCTATGAGAAACATTACAGAGACTACATGATAGCTTCATTCCCCAATCTTAAAATCCTGGATAACCAGCCAATCAGAAGGGCTGAAAAAGATCGAGCTGCTGTAGTCTATTCAGATAACTTTGAGCATCTACCATATAAAAGAACAAATAAAGAGAGCATTGTTAGTATCCTTAAAAACCGTGAGATTAAAGCAGCAAAAAATACTACTAGTTATACCAGATCAGTTGGTGCTTCTAGAGTTGGGTGTGCGGTGTTCCCATCCTTACGTCCCCTTTCGATAAAGTCCAGCACCATGCCAAGAGTTGATGTTGGTACAACCTCCTTTCGTCCCAGACAATTTGAATATCATCCTTGTAATTCAAATCTCATGGTTATCGGAACTTTGGATGGTGAAGTTGTTGTCGTTAACCATGAAAGTGAGAAGATTGTTGGGTACATCTCGTCACATGGAGCAACGAATAGCGTTCTAGGATTATGTTGGCTTAAAAAGTATCCTTCTAAG CTTATTGCTGGGTCGGATAATGGTGTGCTCAAACTGTATGATATTCAGCATACGCCTTCAACGGCTGTTACCTTTGATGGGTTTGACCAATTGACCTCTGTGCATGTCAACTCGTTGGACGAACTATTTCTTGCCAGTGGGTATTCAAACGATGTTGCTTTGTATGACATCAGCACAGGTCAGCGCCTGCAGAGGTTCAGCAACATGCACCAGGAGCACATTAATGTTGTTAAATTTGCAAACCATTCGCCATCTATGTTTGCTACATCATCCTTTGATCATGATGTAAAGATGTGGGACTTAAGACAAAAGCCAATTCATCCGTGTTACACAGTTTCCAGTTTTCGGGGAAACGTAATGGTCTGCTTTTCTCCAGATGATCATTATCTTCTTGTATCAGCTGTTGACAATGAG GTGAAACAGCTGCTTGCTGTTGATGGAAGGCTTCACCTAGACTTTGGAATAGCCCCAACGAGAAGCTCACAGAACTATACACGTTCTTATTACATGAATGGGGGGGATTATATATTAAGTGGAAGTTGTGATGAAAATGTTGTAAGAATTTGTTGTGCTCAAACAGGAAGGCGACTCAGGGATATATCATTAGAG GGAAAAAGTTCTGGTTCCTCGATGTTTGTTCAGTCTTTGAGGGGGGATCCGTTTCGA GATTTCAACTTGAGTGTGTTAGCAGCCTACTATCCAAGCTCAAGACCAGAAATCGtcaag ATCAACATGTTGTCGTCGAAAGATGCTGATAAAGATTCCTTGAGTGATGAACATTTACATGCAGCACAGGGTTTGTCAGGAGCTTGA